A genomic window from Silene latifolia isolate original U9 population chromosome Y, ASM4854445v1, whole genome shotgun sequence includes:
- the LOC141628217 gene encoding protein FAR-RED IMPAIRED RESPONSE 1-like — protein MNGCLRCGLMRTTSRSESENSFFGNFMNPNLTLVEFLMRFESAMDAQRWKQSKLIADSKNSFPCLETPHPLEKHASVFYTPVIFSEFQVEWNAACFTCGVKVLGGNTSDNIPIHDRERNKVYYVGFISDGVKLSCSCKKFERHGILCRHALYVLKEQGFEKVPNHYLLSRWSKLALCQPLCGNLPETLIKIAKCALEVQKIKLGNLWSELFSCVTIAEQKPESIDELMDLLKSFKDKMILESSPSECSSGVTGEKSRNKNKELDMLLGTKIPTEVTVLNPIQSKTKGSGKRLVSQKDKAVQEHKKAPRKCNACGELGFHDSRNCPRRA, from the coding sequence ATGAATGGCTGTCTTCGATGTGGACTAATGAGGACCACATCTAGGTCTGAGTCCGAAAATAGCTTTTTCGGAAATTTCATGAATCCAAACTTAACTTTGGTGGAGTTTCTTATGAGATTTGAAAGTGCTATGGACGCTCAGAGGTGGAAACAGTCCAAATTAATTGCCGATTCAAAAAACTCTTTCCCTTGTCTAGAAACACCTCACCCTTTGGAGAAGCACGCTTCTGTGTTTTACACTCCGGTCATATTTTCTGAATTTCAGGTCGAGTGGAACGCTGCCTGTTTTACTTGTGGGGTTAAAGTTTTAGGGGGTAATACGTCAGACAACATTCCCATTCATGATCGTGAGAGAAATAAGGTATATTATGTTGGATTTATTTCTGATGGAGTGAAGTTAAGCTGCTCATGCAAAAAATTTGAGAGGCATGGTATCCTGTGCCGACATGCTCTCTATGTGTTGAAGGAACAAGGCTTTGAAAAAGTGCCCAACCATTATTTGCTAAGTAGATGGAGCAAATTGGCTCTATGTCAGCCACTTTGTGGTAATTTGCCTGAGACTTTGATCAAGATTGCAAAGTGTGCTTTAGAGGTTCAGAAAATCAAGCTTGGCAACCTATGGTCTGAATTATTCTCCTGTGTGACAATAGCAGAACAGAAGCCGGAGAGTATCGATGAGTTAATGGACCTACTTAAAAGTTTCAAGGACAAGATGATCTTAGAAAGTAGCCCGTCTGAATGTAGTAGTGGTGTCACAGGTGAAAAGTccagaaacaaaaataaagagctTGACATGTTGTTAGGTACAAAGATACCGACTGAAGTTACGGTTTTAAATCCTATACAATCAAAGACTAAGGGGTCTGGGAAACGACTGGTATCCCAAAAGGATAAAGCTGTGCAAGAACATAAGAAAGCGCCGAGAAAATGTAATGCTTGTGGTGAATTGGGATTCCATGATAGTCGGAACTGCCCCAGGAGAGCATGA
- the LOC141628216 gene encoding uncharacterized protein LOC141628216 has product MQPHGSKLRAVARKVKVSVGNAPAFGEVVTEPPKKSDGIDASTRQISEVLSSLANDAGGRGGNPRVEPRLESVKAETPTKSVAVSWSKIMEEVGGDTVVSKPLSPDSPGLEDQVVCTPAPTVRELLLEARYTEEEIDETLGPSKDDEARLWKGDEGHEHVHGDGLNENAENGGRLSDTDHEGAADIVGQADGRSENAESRPVVGDEVHEQVHGEGLQENVERLSDNQPSEKAMEKSTVPELGLDTQELMECLFSTAEMKEAACGLPAYGSGPGGEVFVPVSTGDEDHYSCICINFLSEQIEYLDNRSYEDDLLKLPYGGIARITADAMGKYMAYKGLDKGKKVEGFPFVNIKFNWQGAGHTANDCGLYVMVHMLLEEVLSRVTAFKELKDREMEEARDKQRIAGNPSGRKRGVGFAGENSSAKRPCSKVSPTYQTPPSKVALGRTPSSRALSAVNSRSGVRATALVAPNMSAN; this is encoded by the exons ATGCAACCGCACGGATCAAAGCt GCGAGCAGTTGCGAGAAAGGTGAAGGTTTCTGTGGGTAACGctcctgcatttggagaggtagttacTGAGCCTCCCAAAAAATCtgacggaatcgatgcatctacgcgtcaaataagtgaagttctgtctagtctcgccaatgatgcgggtggcaggggtggtaaccCCCGTGTTGAGCCGCGTCTAGAGTCCGTCAAAGCCGAGACACCAACGAAATCAGttgcagtttcatggtcaaagattatggaggaagtgggaggtgatacagtCGTTTCTAAGCCGTTGTCACCTGAtagcccagggttagaggatcaagttgtgTGCACCCCCGCCCCAACTGTCAGAGAACTGTTGTTGGAGGCGCGTTACACCGAGGAGGAAATTGACGAAACTCTTGGACCGTCAAAGGACGATGAGGCTCGTCTCTGGAAAGGTGATGAGGGGCATGAGCACGTTCATGGGGACGGATTGAATGAAAATGCTGAAAATGGTGGAAGATTGTCAGACACTGACCATGAAGGAGCAGCAGACATTGTAGGCCAAGCTGACGGACGGTCAGAGAATGCTGAATCTCGCCCcgtggtaggtgatgaggtgcatgagcaagttcatggggagggattgcaagaaaatgttgaaagattgtcagacaatCAACCGTCAGAAAAGGcgatggaaaaatctacggtcccagAATTGGGTTTGGacacacaagaattgatggagtgtctgttttctactgctgaaatgaaggaagctgcatgtggacttccagcgtacgggagtggtcctggtggcgag gttttcgtcccggtaagcactggtgatgaagatcattactcttgcatttgtATAAATTTCCTGTCGGAGCAGATCGAGTAtcttgataatcgttcttacgaggacgatcttctgaaattaccgtacggagggattgcgcgtattact gctgatgcaatgggaaagtatatggcctacaaagggctcgacaaaggcaagaaagttgaagggtttccttttgtcaacattaaattcaactggCAGGGAGCAGGACATACTGCCAATGACTGTGGTCTTTAtgtcatggttcatatgttgct GGAAGAGGTGCTATCTAGGGTAACagcttttaaggagcttaaagaccgtgaaATGGAGGAGGCGCGTGATAAACAGAGGATAGCCGGCAAcccaagtggaaggaagagaggtgttggATTCGCCGGAGAGAACAGTTCTGCTAAACGACCCTGCTCCAAAGTCAGTCCAACCTATCAGACcccaccttccaaagtagccctgggcCGGACGCCGTCCAGTCGGGCCCTCTCAGCTGTTAATAGCCGCTCCGGGGTAAGGGCGACGGCCTTGGTTGCACCAAATATGTCGGCGAACTAG